One window from the genome of Dehalococcoidia bacterium encodes:
- a CDS encoding AAA family ATPase, whose protein sequence is MSRPFLLQMAGAAGAGKTTLAFAIGKATGAVVIDKDIIKAGMLDSGVPEEVAGPAAYDVFLELGGSLLSQGLSVVLDSPANFTSIRDRGRAIAGDCGAEYYIIRCLLTDLDELQRRMDGRTIRSSQPRVAAPETYVRPGPSPLREPHLALDMSRPLNETLEQTLAYIGFAAPLQQLTSRGQS, encoded by the coding sequence TTGAGCCGCCCCTTCCTGCTGCAGATGGCCGGCGCCGCCGGCGCCGGCAAGACGACGCTCGCCTTCGCGATCGGGAAGGCGACGGGCGCCGTCGTCATCGACAAGGACATCATCAAGGCTGGGATGCTGGACAGTGGCGTGCCGGAAGAGGTCGCGGGGCCGGCAGCCTACGACGTCTTCCTGGAACTCGGGGGGTCGCTGCTCTCGCAGGGTCTCAGCGTCGTCCTCGACAGTCCGGCGAACTTCACATCCATCCGTGATCGCGGCCGCGCGATTGCCGGGGATTGCGGCGCCGAGTACTACATCATCCGCTGCCTCCTAACCGACCTCGACGAACTGCAGCGGCGCATGGACGGGCGCACCATCCGGTCGTCCCAACCCCGAGTGGCGGCGCCCGAGACCTACGTCCGGCCGGGGCCTTCGCCCTTGCGCGAACCTCACCTGGCGCTCGACATGAGCCGGCCCCTGAATGAGACGCTCGAGCAGACTCTGGCCTACATCGGCTTCGCGGCGCCGCTTCAGCAGTTGACGAGCCGTGGTCAAAGTTAA
- the trpC gene encoding indole-3-glycerol phosphate synthase TrpC, which yields MTQAGVRPSGSILDRIIADKREQLEQKKRDQPEATLLRHLGELDEQWRLSQAIIEGPRGPSNGGRFMRLIAEIKKASPSKGRLISRLDHLALARTYTLGGAAGISVVTEPNYFQGDLRWLTETRISLKGYYPGGRPSMLRKDFLVDPYEITESRAAGADALLLIVAVLDTSLLRDLIQKTEELQMEALVEVHSEAEAERAVAAGASMFGINNRDLHTFEVDLSTTERLRPLLPRDAVVVAESGVQTRADVERLYRAGANAVLVGEAFMTSTDVRAKMQELRF from the coding sequence ATGACACAGGCCGGCGTCCGGCCCAGCGGCAGCATTCTCGACCGCATCATCGCGGACAAGCGGGAGCAGCTCGAGCAGAAGAAGCGGGACCAACCCGAGGCGACGCTACTGCGTCACCTGGGCGAGTTGGACGAGCAGTGGCGCCTCAGCCAGGCGATCATCGAGGGGCCGCGCGGACCCAGCAACGGCGGCCGCTTCATGCGGCTCATCGCCGAGATCAAGAAGGCCTCGCCGTCGAAAGGCCGCCTGATCAGCCGCCTCGACCACCTGGCGCTGGCCCGGACCTACACGCTGGGCGGCGCCGCTGGCATCTCCGTGGTCACCGAGCCGAACTACTTCCAGGGCGACCTGCGCTGGCTGACCGAGACGCGGATCAGCCTGAAGGGCTACTATCCCGGCGGCCGCCCCTCGATGCTGCGCAAGGACTTCCTCGTCGATCCGTACGAGATCACCGAGTCGCGCGCCGCGGGCGCCGACGCCTTGCTGCTCATCGTCGCCGTCCTGGACACGTCGCTCCTGCGAGACCTGATCCAGAAGACCGAGGAATTGCAGATGGAGGCGCTCGTCGAGGTGCACAGCGAGGCGGAGGCGGAGCGGGCGGTGGCGGCCGGCGCGTCGATGTTCGGCATCAACAACCGGGACCTCCACACCTTCGAGGTCGACCTGTCGACCACGGAGCGCCTGCGGCCGCTGCTGCCGCGGGACGCGGTCGTAGTCGCGGAGAGCGGCGTGCAAACGCGGGCGGACGTCGAGCGCCTCTATCGGGCAGGGGCTAACGCCGTGCTGGTGGGCGAAGCTTTCATGACCTCGACGGACGTACGGGCGAAGATGCAGGAGTTGCGCTTTTGA
- the trpB gene encoding tryptophan synthase subunit beta — MTTVPDARGRFGAFGGRYVPETLMAALSELETAYAGARADSAFEAELAALLRDFAGRPTPLYFADNLTRRLGGAKVYLKREDLAHTGAHKINNAIGQGLLAKRLGKRRVIAETGAGQHGVATATICAQLGLECVVYMGELDMERQAPNVFRMNLLGAEVRPVKSGSRTLKDATNEALRDWVTNVRDTYYLIGSAVGPHPYPAIVRDFQSVIGREAKAQLLEKEGRLPDYALACVGGGSNAIGLFHDFIDEPSVRLIGVEAAGHGIATGEHAATLAAGRPGVLHGSFSYLLQDAYGQVLQTHSISAGLDYPGVGPEHAWLKQSERAAYESVTDAEALAAFQLLCRAEGIIPALESSHAIAYVEKLAPRLRPDDIVLVCLSGRGDKDLETVSKALR, encoded by the coding sequence ATGACGACCGTCCCTGACGCCCGCGGCCGCTTTGGCGCCTTCGGCGGCCGCTACGTGCCCGAGACGCTGATGGCCGCCCTCTCCGAGCTCGAAACGGCATACGCCGGAGCCCGCGCAGACTCCGCATTCGAGGCCGAGCTGGCCGCGCTCCTGCGCGACTTCGCCGGCCGGCCGACGCCGCTGTACTTCGCGGACAACCTTACGCGGCGCCTGGGCGGGGCAAAGGTGTATCTGAAGCGCGAGGACCTGGCCCACACGGGCGCTCACAAAATCAACAACGCCATCGGGCAAGGGCTTCTGGCGAAGCGCCTGGGAAAGAGGCGGGTCATCGCGGAGACGGGCGCAGGCCAACACGGCGTGGCAACGGCGACGATCTGCGCCCAGCTTGGCCTGGAATGCGTCGTCTACATGGGCGAGCTGGACATGGAGCGCCAGGCGCCGAACGTGTTCCGCATGAACCTGCTCGGCGCCGAGGTGAGGCCCGTGAAGAGCGGCAGCCGCACCCTGAAGGACGCGACGAACGAGGCCCTGCGCGACTGGGTGACGAACGTGCGCGACACTTACTACCTCATCGGCAGCGCCGTCGGCCCCCACCCCTACCCGGCGATCGTGCGCGACTTCCAGTCCGTCATCGGGCGCGAGGCGAAGGCGCAGCTGCTGGAGAAGGAGGGGCGGCTGCCGGACTACGCGCTGGCCTGCGTCGGCGGGGGCAGCAACGCCATCGGCCTGTTCCACGATTTCATCGATGAGCCATCTGTGCGCCTCATCGGCGTCGAGGCGGCGGGGCACGGCATCGCGACAGGTGAGCACGCCGCGACTCTGGCCGCAGGCCGGCCGGGCGTGCTCCACGGTTCGTTCTCTTATCTGCTCCAGGACGCCTACGGGCAGGTGCTTCAGACACACAGTATCTCGGCCGGCCTCGACTACCCCGGCGTCGGTCCGGAGCACGCCTGGCTCAAGCAGAGCGAGCGCGCGGCCTACGAGTCGGTCACGGACGCAGAGGCCCTGGCGGCGTTCCAGCTTCTCTGCCGGGCCGAAGGCATAATCCCTGCCCTCGAGTCATCGCACGCCATCGCGTACGTCGAAAAGCTGGCGCCGCGGCTCCGGCCCGACGACATCGTGCTCGTCTGCCTCTCCGGGCGCGGGGACAAGGACCTGGAGACGGTTTCGAAGGCGCTCAGAG
- a CDS encoding TrpB-like pyridoxal phosphate-dependent enzyme, whose protein sequence is MASDTTTKFLLTERDLPTHWYNILPDMVATGGPPPPPLHPGTLQPIGPDDLAPLFPMALIGQEVSGERFIEIPEEVREVYKLWRPSPLYRAYRLEKALGTRAHIYYKYEGVSPAGSHKPNTAVAQAYYNKVEGTRRLTTETGAGQWGSALALACQMFGLELKVYMVRVSYEQKPYRRSMIETWGAKVVPSPSRDTKAGLGILEQDPDSPGSLGIAISEAVEDAAGRDDTKYSLGSVLNHVLLHQTVVGEEAMKQMEMAGEYPDIVIGCVGGGSNYAGIAFPFMRERLLNGKKTRFVAAEPESCPSLTKGQYVYDFGDTAAMTPLVKMYTLGHTFMPPGIHAGGLRYHGMAPLICELHARGHIEAVALPQTKCFEAAVQFARTEGIIPAPESSHAIRAAIDEARAADEAGEARTILFNLSGHGHFDLAAYDAYLSGRLEDYAYPEEMVAAALKSVPKVGA, encoded by the coding sequence ATGGCATCTGACACGACAACGAAGTTCCTGCTCACGGAGCGCGACCTGCCGACGCACTGGTACAACATCCTGCCGGACATGGTGGCAACCGGCGGTCCGCCGCCGCCGCCGCTGCACCCGGGCACGCTCCAGCCCATCGGCCCGGATGACCTGGCGCCACTGTTCCCGATGGCCCTCATCGGGCAGGAAGTGAGCGGAGAGCGCTTCATCGAGATCCCGGAGGAGGTCCGGGAGGTCTACAAACTCTGGCGGCCTTCGCCCCTGTACCGGGCCTACCGCCTGGAGAAGGCACTGGGGACGCGCGCCCACATCTACTACAAGTACGAGGGCGTGTCGCCGGCGGGGTCGCACAAGCCGAACACCGCCGTGGCCCAGGCCTACTACAACAAGGTCGAGGGCACCCGGCGCCTGACGACGGAGACGGGGGCCGGGCAGTGGGGCAGCGCCCTTGCCCTGGCCTGCCAGATGTTTGGCCTCGAGCTCAAGGTGTACATGGTGCGCGTGAGCTACGAGCAGAAGCCCTACCGCCGGTCGATGATCGAGACCTGGGGCGCGAAGGTCGTGCCCAGCCCCAGCCGTGACACGAAGGCTGGCCTCGGCATCCTCGAGCAGGACCCGGACTCGCCCGGCAGCCTGGGCATCGCAATCAGCGAGGCGGTCGAGGACGCCGCGGGGCGCGACGACACGAAGTACTCCCTCGGCAGCGTGCTGAACCACGTCCTCCTGCACCAGACGGTGGTCGGAGAGGAGGCGATGAAGCAGATGGAGATGGCCGGCGAGTATCCGGACATAGTGATCGGCTGCGTGGGCGGCGGCTCGAACTACGCCGGCATCGCCTTCCCCTTCATGCGGGAGCGGCTTCTCAACGGCAAGAAGACGCGCTTCGTTGCCGCGGAGCCCGAGTCCTGCCCCAGCCTGACGAAGGGGCAGTACGTGTATGACTTCGGTGACACGGCGGCCATGACGCCGCTGGTGAAGATGTACACGCTCGGCCACACCTTCATGCCCCCGGGCATCCACGCCGGCGGGCTGCGCTATCACGGCATGGCGCCGCTTATCTGCGAGCTGCACGCGCGCGGCCACATCGAGGCGGTGGCGCTGCCGCAGACTAAGTGCTTCGAGGCCGCGGTCCAGTTCGCGCGCACGGAGGGCATCATCCCGGCGCCGGAGTCCTCGCACGCCATCCGCGCCGCGATCGACGAGGCGCGCGCGGCGGACGAGGCGGGCGAAGCGCGCACGATCCTCTTCAACCTCTCCGGCCACGGCCACTTCGACCTCGCTGCCTACGACGCCTACCTCTCGGGGCGGCTGGAGGACTACGCCTACCCTGAGGAGATGGTGGCGGCGGCGCTGAAGAGCGTGCCGAAGGTGGGAGCATGA
- the trpS gene encoding tryptophan--tRNA ligase gives MSGARRRILTGVRPTGPLHLGHYAGALENWVRLQDEYECFFLIADCQVSDYADRLDTVRESVWEVALDWLAVGLDPARSHFVIESQVPENIELAGWLGWYLPLGMLQRNPTLKAEMEDIEAGHKSVPAAFFFYPIQQAANILLPRANLVPVGEDQLPHIEMTREVARRFNRQFREVFPLPEPLVGRVARLTGTDGQAKMSKSLNNAIYLKDPPDVVTEKVRRMFTDPTRLRATDPGHVEGNPVFMYHDAFNPDKAEVNDLKERYVRGAVGDVEVKQKLARALNAFLDPIREKRAYYEAHMGDVRDALAEGSRAEKAVGEETMAMVREAMGIDYLRDPHTARPSSLRTS, from the coding sequence ATGAGCGGGGCGCGCCGCCGCATCCTGACCGGCGTCCGGCCGACGGGGCCGCTGCACCTCGGCCACTACGCCGGCGCCCTGGAGAACTGGGTGCGTCTCCAGGACGAGTACGAGTGCTTCTTCCTGATCGCCGACTGCCAGGTGTCGGACTACGCCGACAGGCTCGACACGGTGCGCGAGTCCGTGTGGGAGGTGGCGCTCGACTGGCTGGCCGTGGGGCTCGACCCCGCCCGCTCGCACTTCGTGATCGAGAGCCAGGTGCCGGAGAACATCGAGCTGGCGGGCTGGCTCGGCTGGTACCTCCCGTTGGGGATGCTGCAGCGCAACCCGACCCTCAAGGCGGAGATGGAGGACATCGAGGCCGGGCACAAGAGCGTGCCCGCCGCGTTCTTCTTCTACCCAATCCAGCAGGCGGCCAACATCCTGCTGCCGCGGGCGAACCTGGTGCCCGTCGGCGAGGACCAGTTGCCCCACATCGAGATGACGCGAGAAGTAGCGCGGCGGTTCAATCGCCAGTTCAGGGAGGTGTTTCCCCTGCCGGAGCCGCTGGTCGGCCGGGTGGCTCGCCTCACGGGGACAGACGGCCAGGCCAAGATGTCGAAGTCGCTCAACAACGCCATCTACCTCAAGGACCCGCCTGACGTCGTGACGGAGAAGGTGCGGAGGATGTTCACCGACCCGACGCGGCTGCGGGCCACCGACCCGGGGCACGTCGAAGGGAACCCGGTCTTCATGTACCACGACGCCTTCAACCCCGATAAGGCCGAGGTCAACGACCTCAAGGAGCGTTACGTCAGGGGCGCCGTGGGGGATGTCGAGGTCAAGCAGAAGCTGGCGCGCGCCCTCAATGCCTTCCTCGACCCCATCCGGGAGAAGCGGGCTTACTACGAGGCCCACATGGGCGACGTCCGCGACGCGCTCGCCGAAGGAAGTCGTGCCGAAAAGGCGGTCGGCGAAGAGACCATGGCGATGGTGCGGGAGGCGATGGGCATCGACTACCTGCGAGACCCGCACACCGCCAGGCCTTCGAGCCTGAGAACGTCATGA
- a CDS encoding methyltransferase domain-containing protein, with protein sequence MRQSILVWLLFEEDGEVLLARRTDDGKPFAGQWTLPGDLMPEDESDEETLRRFSREVLGVKVLEEEFVETLYLSDRGRNFVTNVFRVGRYEGELRFRKGAYEEARWVEASDLGDEASFPMPADLRALLGVGDRRPPGVPDNRAAWDAISAMYQLKHRLGTDAAHYGPRMPTENDLRLLGDVRGKRVLEIGCGGGQCSIAFAKQGAIATGIDQSAMQLQYARALAAEEGARVEFLEGDITTLTQVKSASQDAVFSAYALGYVEDIATCVAEVARVLKPGGCFVFSVGHPARAMMSEDDPFRVGRSYWDAYQEWEWGPGSGVWMRDWTRTIEDWVDLVRGAGLVIDRVLEPRMLPEAQDESWDDTYPYEQGSLIPTTLIIKAVKP encoded by the coding sequence GTGAGACAGTCGATCCTCGTCTGGCTCTTGTTCGAGGAGGACGGCGAGGTCTTGCTGGCGCGCCGGACGGACGACGGCAAGCCCTTCGCGGGCCAGTGGACGCTGCCCGGCGACCTCATGCCCGAAGACGAATCGGATGAGGAGACCCTGCGCCGGTTCAGCCGAGAGGTGCTGGGCGTGAAAGTGCTCGAAGAGGAGTTCGTGGAGACCCTGTACCTCTCGGACCGCGGCCGCAACTTCGTGACCAACGTCTTCCGGGTCGGGCGCTATGAGGGCGAACTGCGCTTTCGCAAGGGCGCCTACGAAGAGGCGCGCTGGGTCGAGGCGTCAGACCTCGGGGACGAGGCGTCGTTCCCGATGCCCGCGGACCTCCGGGCGCTCCTTGGCGTGGGAGACCGCCGTCCGCCCGGCGTCCCGGACAACCGGGCAGCCTGGGACGCGATCAGCGCCATGTACCAATTGAAGCACCGCCTCGGCACCGACGCCGCCCACTACGGTCCGCGCATGCCGACCGAGAACGACCTGCGCCTGCTGGGCGACGTGCGGGGGAAGCGCGTACTCGAGATCGGCTGCGGCGGCGGCCAATGCTCCATCGCCTTCGCGAAGCAGGGCGCCATCGCGACCGGCATCGACCAGTCGGCGATGCAGTTGCAGTACGCCCGGGCCCTGGCGGCCGAGGAGGGCGCGCGGGTCGAGTTCCTGGAGGGCGACATTACGACGCTGACGCAGGTCAAGTCGGCCTCCCAGGATGCGGTCTTCTCGGCCTACGCCCTGGGGTACGTCGAGGACATCGCGACCTGCGTGGCGGAGGTCGCGCGCGTACTGAAACCCGGCGGCTGTTTCGTGTTCTCGGTAGGCCACCCGGCGCGGGCGATGATGTCCGAGGACGACCCGTTCCGTGTGGGCCGCTCGTACTGGGACGCCTACCAGGAGTGGGAATGGGGGCCGGGCTCCGGCGTGTGGATGCGCGACTGGACACGCACGATCGAAGACTGGGTAGACCTGGTCCGGGGCGCGGGCCTGGTCATCGACCGCGTCCTCGAGCCCAGGATGCTCCCGGAGGCGCAGGACGAGTCCTGGGACGACACGTACCCGTATGAGCAGGGCTCGCTGATCCCCACTACGCTGATCATCAAGGCGGTCAAGCCATGA
- a CDS encoding phosphoribosylanthranilate isomerase — protein MVKVKICGCRSVDEALAAAEAGADFIGLNFAASPRRVSVEDAGEIVRALGRPLREMEQAQPPALYRVEKPDLRSWFEHGASALERMLERKRPLTVGVFAAMEADEVNDIADEVEIDLIQLSGSEPWSRCLLANRQVIKVLHVAPSDTAKDVIARVEAGSALAVMLDRGRAGAYGGTGERVDVAVAAEVARVMPIWLAGGLTPENVASTVRAVSPWCVDVASGVETDGTKDHEKIRRFIREAKS, from the coding sequence GTGGTCAAAGTTAAGATCTGCGGCTGCCGCTCGGTCGATGAGGCTCTGGCCGCGGCCGAAGCCGGCGCGGACTTCATCGGCCTAAACTTCGCCGCCAGTCCCCGCCGGGTCTCGGTCGAGGACGCGGGCGAGATCGTACGCGCCCTCGGCAGGCCGCTGCGGGAGATGGAGCAGGCGCAGCCGCCGGCGCTATACCGGGTGGAGAAGCCCGACCTGCGCTCCTGGTTCGAGCACGGCGCTTCGGCCCTGGAGCGCATGCTGGAGCGCAAGCGGCCCCTAACGGTCGGCGTGTTCGCGGCGATGGAGGCGGACGAGGTCAATGACATCGCCGACGAGGTCGAGATCGACCTGATACAGCTTTCGGGCTCCGAGCCCTGGAGCCGTTGCCTGCTCGCGAACCGGCAGGTCATCAAGGTCCTCCACGTCGCGCCGTCGGACACGGCGAAGGACGTGATCGCCCGCGTCGAGGCCGGCAGCGCACTGGCCGTCATGCTGGACCGCGGCCGTGCCGGCGCTTACGGGGGGACCGGGGAGCGGGTTGACGTCGCCGTTGCCGCGGAGGTGGCCCGGGTGATGCCCATCTGGCTTGCCGGCGGCCTTACGCCCGAGAACGTGGCCAGCACCGTCCGCGCTGTCAGTCCCTGGTGCGTCGACGTCGCCAGCGGGGTCGAGACGGACGGGACTAAGGACCACGAGAAGATACGCCGGTTCATCCGAGAGGCGAAGTCATGA
- a CDS encoding aminodeoxychorismate/anthranilate synthase component II, translated as MLLLIDNYDSFTYNLYQYLCELGAEVEVFRNDKITIEDIDQMAPERIVISPGPCTPREAGISVDCIRHFAGRVPLLGVCLGHQCIGEAFGAVVAGAGEIKHGKMSWISHDGKGVFEGLPNPFEAVRYHSLAILPETVPECLEVTARSESGVIMGVRHRELRVEGVQFHPESILTQPGKQLLANFLRY; from the coding sequence ATGCTACTTCTAATCGATAACTACGACAGCTTCACCTACAACCTCTACCAGTACCTCTGCGAGCTGGGGGCGGAGGTGGAGGTCTTTCGCAACGACAAGATCACTATCGAAGACATCGACCAGATGGCGCCCGAGCGCATCGTGATTTCGCCCGGGCCCTGTACTCCCAGGGAAGCCGGCATCAGCGTCGACTGCATCCGGCACTTTGCCGGCAGGGTGCCGCTGCTCGGCGTCTGCCTTGGCCATCAGTGCATCGGCGAGGCCTTCGGCGCCGTCGTCGCGGGCGCCGGCGAGATCAAGCACGGCAAGATGTCCTGGATCAGCCATGACGGCAAGGGCGTCTTCGAGGGCTTGCCGAACCCCTTCGAGGCAGTCCGCTACCACTCCCTGGCGATCCTGCCGGAAACTGTACCGGAGTGCCTGGAGGTGACGGCGCGCTCGGAGTCCGGCGTGATCATGGGCGTGAGGCACAGGGAGCTACGCGTCGAAGGCGTGCAGTTTCACCCGGAGTCGATCCTGACGCAGCCGGGCAAGCAGTTGCTGGCTAACTTCCTGAGGTATTGA
- a CDS encoding four helix bundle protein, whose product MTVQRTESRERRKSASHFRNLLTWQKSQELAAEIIGLSLGLRPDRANDALVRQLVRAAGSVPANIAEGYGRYSRAAYRSHLSYARGSAHEVQSWLDLLARSGDLQPEEAATLDARYEELVKLLTSRMKDLDAGPSVRDKGRVYDL is encoded by the coding sequence ATGACAGTGCAGAGGACAGAGAGCAGAGAGCGGAGGAAGAGTGCGTCGCACTTCAGGAACCTGCTGACCTGGCAGAAGTCGCAGGAGTTGGCCGCTGAGATCATCGGACTTTCGCTGGGCTTGCGGCCGGACAGGGCTAACGACGCATTGGTCAGGCAACTCGTTAGGGCGGCCGGATCAGTGCCGGCCAACATCGCCGAGGGTTACGGCAGGTATTCGCGGGCCGCGTACCGCAGCCACCTCTCCTACGCCAGGGGTTCTGCCCACGAGGTGCAGTCGTGGTTAGACCTTCTGGCCAGGAGCGGTGACCTTCAGCCGGAGGAGGCCGCGACTCTCGATGCCCGGTACGAGGAACTGGTCAAGCTGCTTACCAGCCGCATGAAGGACCTCGACGCCGGCCCATCTGTGCGTGACAAGGGGCGCGTGTATGACCTCTGA
- the trpE gene encoding anthranilate synthase component I: MKLYPSLAEARLLAEKGNFCPLYAEVPADLETPVSAFLKVARGRYSFLLESVEGGERLARYSFIGTEPYRSARTGERDGGCVDPLIEVQKEMSRFQVVPVGGLPRFTGGAVGYLSYECVRYFEPRVGLPPNDPLGIPESVFLFTDTLLVFDHLQHKIKVVSHFRLDGDIEASYRQAAWRIEELVGRLERPLERLPYRAAPAAETRRAPARSNMDRETYDAIVERGKEYIVAGDIIQVVLSQRFQRPTTAHPFDIYRALRTVNPSPYMYYLDFGEFQVVGASPEMLVRVEDGKIDYHPIAGTRRRGATPEEDEALERELRSDEKERAEHVMLLDLGRNDVGRVSKPGTVQVSQMLEIERYSHVMHLVSHVSGRLREDLTPFDVLRACFPAGTVSGAPKVRAMEIIAELERDRRGTYAGCVGYFDLAGNMDTAIAIRTMVVKDGVCHIQAGGGIVYDSEPHFEFSETENKAGALLRAIDLAEEQSTPFVRGSLGY; the protein is encoded by the coding sequence GTGAAGCTGTACCCGTCCCTCGCGGAGGCGCGGCTCCTGGCGGAGAAGGGGAACTTCTGTCCGCTGTACGCCGAGGTGCCTGCGGACCTGGAGACGCCAGTGTCGGCGTTCCTGAAGGTGGCGCGCGGGCGCTACAGCTTCCTGCTGGAGAGCGTCGAGGGCGGGGAGCGGCTGGCGCGCTACAGCTTCATCGGCACGGAGCCCTACCGCAGCGCGCGCACTGGCGAGCGCGATGGCGGCTGCGTCGACCCCCTGATCGAGGTGCAGAAAGAGATGTCGCGCTTTCAGGTGGTGCCGGTCGGCGGGCTGCCGCGGTTTACGGGCGGTGCCGTCGGGTACCTGTCGTACGAGTGCGTGCGCTACTTCGAGCCTCGGGTCGGGCTGCCGCCGAACGACCCGCTCGGCATCCCCGAGTCGGTGTTCCTGTTCACGGACACGCTCCTGGTCTTCGACCACCTCCAGCACAAGATCAAGGTCGTCAGCCACTTCCGCCTGGACGGCGACATCGAGGCTTCTTACCGGCAAGCGGCCTGGCGGATCGAGGAGCTGGTGGGGCGGCTAGAGCGGCCGCTGGAGCGTCTGCCCTACCGGGCCGCACCAGCCGCGGAAACGCGCCGCGCTCCGGCGCGCTCGAACATGGACCGCGAGACCTACGACGCGATCGTCGAGAGGGGTAAGGAGTACATCGTCGCGGGCGACATCATCCAGGTGGTGCTCTCGCAGCGCTTTCAGCGTCCGACCACCGCCCACCCCTTCGACATCTACCGCGCCCTGCGCACCGTGAACCCTTCGCCATACATGTACTACCTGGACTTCGGCGAGTTCCAGGTTGTCGGTGCATCGCCGGAGATGCTGGTGCGCGTCGAGGACGGCAAGATCGATTACCACCCCATCGCCGGCACCCGCCGTCGCGGCGCGACGCCCGAGGAGGACGAGGCGCTGGAGCGGGAACTGCGGAGCGACGAGAAGGAGCGCGCCGAGCACGTCATGCTCCTGGACCTCGGCCGGAACGATGTCGGCCGAGTGAGCAAACCCGGCACGGTGCAGGTGTCGCAGATGCTGGAGATCGAGCGCTACTCACACGTCATGCACCTGGTCTCGCACGTCAGCGGCCGTCTGCGAGAGGACCTCACCCCCTTCGACGTGCTGCGCGCCTGCTTCCCGGCCGGCACCGTGTCGGGCGCGCCCAAGGTGCGGGCGATGGAGATCATCGCCGAGCTGGAACGAGACCGGCGTGGCACCTACGCCGGCTGCGTCGGTTACTTCGACCTGGCCGGCAACATGGACACGGCGATTGCCATCCGCACCATGGTCGTGAAGGACGGCGTGTGCCACATACAGGCGGGCGGGGGGATCGTTTATGACAGCGAGCCTCACTTCGAATTCAGCGAGACGGAAAACAAGGCCGGCGCTCTCCTGCGGGCGATTGACCTCGCGGAGGAGCAGTCGACGCCGTTCGTGCGCGGCAGCCTGGGGTATTGA
- the trpD gene encoding anthranilate phosphoribosyltransferase encodes MIREAIAAVVEGRDLTEVEASAVMTEIMEGEATPSQIAAFLTGLRLKGETTDEICGMVRTMRAKAVRVPVDGDLLDIVSTGGGAFDPVNISTAAALVCAGAGVRVAKHGNRGFTSASGAADVLEALGAKLELTPEQAALCLSETGFAFLFAQAFHPAMRHAGPTRREIGIRTIFNSLGPLTNPAGANRQLLGAGDSRLAPRIAEVAARLGTVRTLVVHAEDGLDEVSLGAVTSVLDVQGAAVTAYTWTAADAGLPPRPVGEVKTGTATENAERIRLVLAGKDGADRDYVLVNAAAGLVAAGRVATLGEGVKVAEQSISSGAAAEVLRKYVDLTRKLGGS; translated from the coding sequence ATGATCCGCGAAGCCATCGCGGCAGTGGTGGAAGGGCGCGACCTCACGGAGGTCGAGGCCTCGGCGGTGATGACCGAGATCATGGAGGGCGAGGCGACGCCGTCGCAGATCGCCGCCTTCCTGACCGGACTGCGCCTCAAGGGCGAGACCACGGACGAAATCTGCGGCATGGTCCGCACCATGCGCGCCAAAGCCGTGCGCGTGCCCGTCGATGGCGACCTGCTCGACATCGTGAGCACGGGCGGGGGCGCCTTCGACCCCGTGAACATATCCACGGCCGCGGCGCTGGTCTGCGCCGGCGCCGGCGTCCGCGTCGCGAAACATGGCAACCGGGGCTTCACCTCGGCCAGCGGCGCTGCGGACGTCCTCGAGGCTCTGGGGGCGAAGCTCGAACTGACGCCCGAACAGGCCGCCCTTTGCCTCAGCGAAACGGGGTTTGCCTTCCTGTTTGCCCAGGCCTTCCATCCGGCGATGCGCCATGCGGGCCCCACGCGGCGCGAGATCGGTATCCGCACGATCTTCAACTCGCTTGGCCCTCTCACGAACCCGGCCGGCGCAAACCGCCAGCTGCTCGGCGCGGGCGACTCCAGGCTTGCGCCCAGGATCGCCGAGGTGGCCGCGCGGCTGGGCACGGTGCGGACGCTGGTCGTGCACGCCGAGGACGGCCTCGATGAGGTATCTCTCGGCGCCGTCACGTCGGTGCTCGACGTCCAGGGGGCGGCGGTGACCGCCTACACCTGGACGGCGGCCGACGCCGGCCTCCCGCCGAGGCCGGTGGGAGAGGTGAAGACCGGTACCGCGACGGAGAACGCGGAGCGCATCCGCCTGGTCCTGGCGGGCAAAGACGGCGCTGACCGGGACTACGTCCTCGTGAACGCCGCCGCCGGCCTCGTAGCCGCGGGCAGAGTCGCTACCCTGGGGGAGGGCGTCAAGGTGGCCGAGCAGTCAATCTCTTCGGGAGCCGCAGCCGAGGTCCTGCGTAAGTACGTGGACCTCACCAGAAAGCTTGGTGGCTCATGA